In bacterium, a single genomic region encodes these proteins:
- a CDS encoding ABC transporter permease: MHILLQFWHELKQEKMRMFLTIMAICWGSANVVLMLSVGEGLYRGFGDGMRGMGKNIVIVWGGQTSKPYAGFPVGRSIPLRLEDVELVKKQMPEIVAISPEYRSGSSMKYKDKVLSVDVHGVLPCWGPMRNMVPEPGGRFLNDLDESRKRRMVFIGNKLRDDMFGEGVNPVGRIIMINDIPFTVIGVMTKKIQTSSYSGRDQNKAVIPASTHRMTFNQRWISNLIYRPADPSRTKAVQKSFRSLMAGNYRCDPTDEQCYQMWDTIEMGDVVGKVMRGIEIFVGLIGCLTLLIAGIGVANIMYVVIKERTREIGIKIAVGAKPRYIIAQIVGESLITMIIGGALGVGLAIGGVHLIHLIPIKEEELQFLNQPVFSPLLALICSIIIGFIGLMSGLFPARRASRIDPVDALRYE; the protein is encoded by the coding sequence ATGCATATCCTGCTGCAGTTCTGGCACGAGCTGAAACAAGAGAAGATGCGCATGTTCCTGACGATCATGGCGATCTGCTGGGGCAGCGCCAACGTGGTGCTGATGCTTTCGGTGGGCGAGGGCCTCTACCGCGGGTTTGGCGATGGCATGCGCGGCATGGGCAAGAATATCGTGATAGTCTGGGGCGGCCAGACCTCCAAGCCCTACGCCGGGTTCCCGGTCGGTCGCTCCATTCCTCTGCGCTTGGAGGATGTGGAGCTGGTCAAAAAACAGATGCCCGAGATCGTCGCGATCAGCCCGGAGTACCGCTCCGGCTCCTCGATGAAATACAAGGATAAAGTCCTGAGCGTGGATGTACACGGCGTGCTGCCCTGCTGGGGCCCGATGCGCAACATGGTCCCCGAGCCGGGCGGACGGTTCCTCAACGACCTGGACGAGAGCCGGAAACGCCGCATGGTCTTTATCGGCAACAAGCTGCGCGATGACATGTTCGGAGAGGGAGTCAACCCGGTTGGCCGGATCATAATGATAAACGACATCCCGTTTACTGTAATCGGCGTGATGACCAAGAAAATCCAGACCAGCAGCTATTCGGGCCGCGACCAGAACAAAGCGGTGATCCCAGCCTCGACCCACCGCATGACTTTCAACCAGAGATGGATCAGCAACTTAATATACAGACCCGCCGATCCCAGCCGGACAAAAGCGGTGCAAAAGAGCTTCCGCAGCCTGATGGCTGGCAATTACCGCTGCGACCCCACGGATGAACAGTGCTACCAGATGTGGGACACTATCGAGATGGGCGACGTGGTGGGTAAGGTGATGCGCGGGATCGAGATATTTGTCGGCCTGATCGGATGCCTGACATTGCTGATAGCCGGGATCGGCGTGGCCAATATCATGTACGTGGTGATCAAGGAGCGCACGCGCGAAATCGGGATCAAGATCGCCGTGGGGGCCAAGCCGCGCTATATTATCGCCCAGATCGTGGGTGAGAGCCTGATCACCATGATTATCGGCGGCGCGCTCGGCGTGGGCCTGGCAATTGGTGGCGTGCACCTGATCCACCTGATTCCGATCAAGGAAGAGGAACTTCAGTTCCTGAACCAGCCGGTGTTCAGCCCCCTGCTGGCGCTGATCTGCTCGATCATTATAGGTTTCATCGGACTGATGTCCGGGTTGTTCCCGGCGCGCCGGGCCTCGCGGATCGATCCGGTGGATGCCCTTAGATACGAATAG
- a CDS encoding ABC transporter ATP-binding protein — protein sequence MIVLKDITKVYDMGSVKVNALAGVSLEIDSGELVAILGPSGSGKSTLMNLVGCLDTPSQGEYLLDGDPVQKKSRNELAEIRNRKIGFIFQNFNLLGYATAQENVELPLIYGRMKSSERRSRAAAMLDLVGLGDRATHRPNELSGGQRQRVAIARALANDPEIILADEPTGNLDSASGAEIVSLFAKLNEQGKTLIIVTHDQKVAAHCKRVIRILDGKVESDVLNGNGSHN from the coding sequence ATGATAGTGCTGAAAGACATTACGAAGGTGTATGACATGGGTTCGGTCAAAGTCAACGCCCTGGCTGGTGTGAGTCTGGAGATCGACTCGGGCGAGCTGGTGGCGATCCTGGGGCCCTCCGGCTCGGGCAAGAGCACGCTGATGAACCTGGTGGGCTGCCTGGACACCCCCAGCCAGGGTGAATACCTTCTGGACGGCGACCCGGTGCAGAAAAAGAGCCGCAACGAGCTGGCCGAAATTCGCAACCGCAAGATCGGGTTCATTTTCCAGAATTTCAACCTTCTGGGCTACGCCACGGCCCAGGAGAACGTGGAACTGCCTCTGATCTACGGCCGGATGAAGAGTTCCGAGCGCCGCAGCCGCGCCGCGGCCATGCTCGATCTGGTCGGCCTGGGCGACCGGGCGACCCATCGCCCCAACGAGCTGTCGGGCGGACAGCGCCAGCGCGTGGCCATTGCCCGGGCCCTGGCCAACGACCCCGAGATAATCCTGGCCGATGAGCCCACGGGAAACCTCGACTCGGCCTCCGGGGCCGAGATCGTGAGCCTGTTCGCCAAGCTGAACGAACAGGGCAAGACTCTCATCATCGTGACCCACGACCAGAAAGTGGCCGCGCATTGCAAGCGGGTGATCCGTATCCTGGACGGCAAGGTGGAGAGTGATGTCCTCAACGGAAATGGTTCCCACAATTGA
- a CDS encoding SPOR domain-containing protein — translation MYHWISGKTSFANRNAIILLLLALLVSGAGCSRQRAVRPSPAAADSRTRDEQVFKTNEEAVKAGIYEPFEDSLAVKGQPPAPQGTEAQPAPAAVAAGESQPQDTAPSGVTMGWRVQVGAFNDQESAEDLAARVRSRAGSSCKVYVRYYAPMWKVHAGDCVTRQEAESLKNNLQRLGYQDAWVVSAGVNR, via the coding sequence ATGTATCACTGGATAAGCGGCAAAACAAGTTTCGCGAACCGGAATGCAATAATATTACTGCTGCTGGCGCTGCTGGTTTCCGGTGCGGGCTGCAGCCGTCAGCGTGCCGTGCGTCCCTCTCCGGCCGCAGCCGACAGCCGCACCCGGGACGAGCAGGTGTTCAAGACCAACGAGGAAGCGGTCAAGGCCGGTATCTACGAGCCGTTCGAGGACTCCCTGGCCGTGAAAGGCCAGCCGCCCGCTCCGCAGGGTACAGAGGCGCAGCCGGCGCCCGCGGCTGTCGCGGCCGGGGAAAGCCAGCCGCAGGACACTGCGCCATCCGGAGTCACCATGGGCTGGCGTGTGCAAGTGGGGGCGTTCAACGACCAGGAGAGCGCCGAGGACCTGGCCGCGCGGGTGCGCAGCCGTGCCGGCTCCTCGTGCAAAGTCTACGTGCGCTATTACGCCCCGATGTGGAAAGTGCACGCCGGCGACTGCGTGACGCGCCAGGAGGCCGAATCCCTTAAAAACAACCTCCAGAGGCTGGGTTACCAGGATGCCTGGGTGGTCAGCGCGGGAGTGAACCGGTGA
- a CDS encoding chemotaxis protein CheW — MSVQTDDKVPFILIYLDGTVYAFPVSKVQSILTMPPVTAVPQLPEHMRGTINFRGKVVPLLDLRCRLGLRSLRTEADELIKLLVQREQDHVNWLKELESSVQEKRPFKLTTDPHKCGFGKWYDRYRTENQEIAFHLKKFDEPHKAIHAIADKVTRHVGLSDYEAAEAVIRKTRDTDLALMIRLFAKIRQHLKEELTEIVLVLDGQAGRLFAVAADQVISVEHLRLGSLVDPPTGMFPGNGDREQVVRAIARRQQPDEQVVILDPDQLIL, encoded by the coding sequence ATGAGCGTGCAGACCGATGATAAAGTCCCCTTCATCCTGATCTATCTGGATGGAACAGTTTACGCATTCCCGGTGAGCAAAGTCCAGTCGATCCTGACCATGCCCCCAGTGACCGCGGTGCCCCAGTTGCCGGAGCACATGCGCGGCACGATCAATTTCCGGGGCAAGGTGGTGCCGCTGCTCGACCTGCGCTGCCGTCTGGGCCTGCGCTCCCTGCGCACGGAGGCCGATGAGCTGATCAAGCTGCTCGTGCAGCGGGAGCAGGACCATGTCAACTGGCTGAAAGAACTCGAAAGCTCAGTGCAGGAAAAAAGGCCTTTCAAGCTGACCACCGACCCGCACAAATGCGGTTTCGGCAAATGGTACGACCGCTACCGGACCGAGAACCAGGAGATCGCTTTCCACCTGAAAAAGTTCGATGAGCCGCACAAAGCCATCCACGCCATCGCCGACAAAGTCACCCGGCATGTCGGCCTGAGCGATTACGAGGCGGCCGAGGCGGTGATCCGCAAAACCCGAGACACCGACCTGGCGCTGATGATACGCCTGTTCGCAAAAATCCGTCAGCACCTGAAAGAGGAGCTGACGGAAATTGTGCTGGTGCTGGACGGTCAGGCCGGGCGCCTGTTCGCGGTGGCCGCGGACCAGGTGATCTCGGTGGAGCACCTTCGCCTCGGCAGCCTGGTGGACCCGCCCACCGGTATGTTCCCGGGCAACGGCGACCGCGAACAGGTGGTCCGCGCCATTGCCCGCCGCCAGCAGCCGGATGAGCAGGTGGTGATCCTGGACCCGGATCAGCTCATCCTCTGA
- a CDS encoding efflux RND transporter periplasmic adaptor subunit yields the protein MKKLIWTLVILLVLGGSFFFVKKLRSNDDKSKFTTVAVEKGAIVEKALAIGSIGPKHEIVVKSQVSGIVETVNKEVGEVVNQGEPLITVKPEPTPVELANGRRELELTTLDRENASRELNRATELLNKSLLSQQEFDQKKKAFEEAKLREAQRREQLELMEKGSSKIGNVKVESIIRSPVTGTILERLVNLGDPVVPLTTYQPGTELMKLADMEDLIFMGTVDEIDVGKLTEGMEAKIYIGALPKDTLTGELYFISPKSRTKDNANVFDLKIKITDRGDCVLRAGYSANADVIVRQKDDVATLPERLIKFRNDSAFVKVVATGTDTTMEKFVKVGLSDGLKTEIVEGLVVGDSVVEEATKEIE from the coding sequence ATGAAAAAGCTTATCTGGACTTTGGTTATCCTCCTCGTTCTGGGTGGCTCATTTTTCTTCGTCAAAAAGCTCCGCTCCAACGATGACAAAAGCAAGTTCACCACCGTGGCGGTCGAGAAAGGGGCAATCGTGGAGAAGGCCCTGGCTATCGGCAGCATCGGGCCCAAGCACGAGATCGTGGTCAAAAGCCAGGTCTCTGGAATCGTGGAGACAGTGAACAAGGAAGTGGGCGAGGTGGTGAACCAGGGCGAGCCGCTCATTACGGTCAAGCCCGAGCCGACCCCGGTGGAGCTGGCCAACGGACGGCGCGAGCTGGAGCTGACCACCCTGGACCGCGAGAACGCCAGCCGCGAGCTGAACCGTGCCACCGAGCTGCTGAACAAGTCGCTGCTGTCGCAGCAGGAGTTCGACCAGAAAAAGAAAGCCTTCGAGGAGGCCAAGCTGCGCGAGGCCCAGCGCCGCGAGCAGCTCGAGCTGATGGAAAAGGGCAGCTCGAAGATCGGCAACGTCAAGGTGGAGAGCATCATCCGCAGCCCGGTCACCGGCACGATCCTGGAGCGCCTGGTCAACCTGGGCGACCCGGTGGTGCCGCTCACCACTTACCAGCCCGGCACCGAGCTGATGAAGCTGGCCGACATGGAGGACCTGATTTTCATGGGCACGGTGGATGAGATCGACGTAGGCAAGCTGACTGAGGGCATGGAGGCGAAAATCTACATCGGAGCGCTGCCCAAGGACACCCTGACCGGGGAGCTCTATTTTATCAGTCCCAAGAGCCGGACCAAGGACAATGCCAACGTTTTCGACCTCAAAATCAAGATCACCGACCGGGGTGACTGCGTGCTGCGGGCGGGCTATTCGGCCAACGCGGATGTGATCGTGCGCCAGAAGGACGACGTGGCCACCCTGCCCGAGCGGCTGATCAAGTTCCGCAACGACTCGGCGTTCGTGAAAGTGGTTGCGACAGGCACGGACACGACCATGGAGAAATTCGTGAAAGTCGGCTTGAGCGACGGCCTCAAGACCGAAATCGTCGAGGGTCTGGTGGTGGGAGACTCGGTGGTCGAGGAAGCGACCAAAGAAATTGAGTAA
- a CDS encoding carbon-nitrogen hydrolase family protein — protein sequence MTEKKLGPLQVSCVQMHWARPLERNLELTRKYIAQAAAEGSRVVLFPEASLTGYYFPYAVKLSRQAALDALAEAARAAAEYSVWAIVGSIRAWKGKFLNLAHVIDPAGSVTYEYAKVQLAGEDERRWCIPGDKVAYFQIDGVDCALSICRDGRHPELFQIPAMLGARIFFQPSCSSESLEAVTWKRVSGRAQQAAGPKAYIHHLAANTVGQSPDGAESSSGQSFIRDATGLPLAEAGFYEECLLTAVLDLDKASGFYARQSAQHPEFLRPHWESMKKAVLERAGRSPEAE from the coding sequence ATGACTGAGAAGAAACTCGGACCCTTGCAGGTCTCATGCGTGCAGATGCACTGGGCCCGTCCCCTGGAGCGCAACCTGGAACTCACCCGCAAGTACATCGCGCAGGCGGCGGCAGAGGGCAGCCGGGTGGTGCTGTTCCCCGAAGCCAGCCTGACCGGCTACTATTTCCCCTACGCGGTGAAACTGTCGCGCCAGGCCGCGCTCGATGCGCTGGCTGAGGCGGCGCGCGCCGCGGCCGAGTACAGTGTCTGGGCGATAGTGGGGAGCATCCGCGCCTGGAAAGGCAAGTTCCTGAACCTGGCCCACGTGATCGACCCGGCGGGCAGTGTGACCTACGAGTATGCCAAGGTCCAGTTGGCCGGAGAGGATGAGCGCCGCTGGTGCATACCGGGCGACAAGGTGGCCTACTTTCAGATCGACGGGGTGGACTGCGCGCTCTCGATCTGCCGCGACGGCCGTCACCCCGAGCTGTTCCAGATCCCGGCCATGCTGGGGGCGAGGATCTTTTTCCAGCCCTCCTGCTCCAGCGAGAGCCTGGAGGCGGTCACCTGGAAACGGGTCTCCGGGCGGGCGCAGCAGGCGGCCGGCCCCAAGGCTTATATCCACCACCTGGCGGCCAACACGGTGGGGCAGTCGCCGGACGGGGCCGAAAGTTCCAGCGGCCAGTCGTTCATCCGGGACGCCACCGGACTGCCCCTGGCAGAGGCCGGTTTCTACGAGGAGTGTCTTCTCACCGCAGTGCTCGACCTGGACAAGGCCAGCGGTTTCTACGCCCGGCAATCGGCGCAGCACCCCGAATTCCTGCGTCCCCACTGGGAAAGCATGAAAAAGGCGGTCCTGGAGCGGGCCGGACGGTCTCCGGAAGCGGAATGA
- a CDS encoding DUF4097 domain-containing protein: protein MHNAERFPWKWVILSAVAVLLAVPFRAWPAEQDELRRESVQEYPLSAEGGRISLENEIGQVRVRTWEESRVRVKAVKILDLSQLKGFEDPPAESFLDQVSIQCESDSNSLKIRTDIPDLELKARTRGVLSACKMFYGLFKGDCNKLPLRIEYELTVPRHCDLRIKCDIGGIDVEAVEGRLSLESDIGSVQVRSTRGDLYTRLSIGQISLKDINGSVDAKSDLGQVEAELIRLERSDRVCLESGMGEVRLSLPEHSGVDLRAESGMGEVTLDFGDSFKGENDWNSLHGKLNAGGAEVTLKTGMGAIIIAKTKL, encoded by the coding sequence ATGCACAACGCAGAGCGATTCCCGTGGAAATGGGTTATCCTGTCGGCGGTCGCGGTGCTTCTGGCAGTTCCGTTCCGGGCCTGGCCGGCGGAGCAGGATGAGCTGAGGCGCGAGAGCGTGCAGGAGTATCCGCTGAGCGCGGAGGGCGGACGGATCAGCCTGGAGAACGAGATCGGACAGGTGAGGGTGCGCACCTGGGAGGAGAGCCGGGTGCGGGTCAAGGCCGTGAAAATACTGGATCTCAGCCAGCTCAAGGGTTTCGAGGACCCGCCGGCCGAGAGCTTCCTCGATCAGGTGTCGATCCAGTGCGAGTCCGATTCGAATTCACTGAAAATCCGCACCGATATCCCGGACCTGGAGCTGAAAGCCCGCACCAGAGGGGTCCTCTCGGCCTGCAAGATGTTCTACGGCCTGTTCAAGGGTGATTGCAACAAGCTCCCGCTGCGGATCGAGTACGAGCTGACCGTGCCCCGTCACTGCGACCTGAGAATCAAATGCGATATCGGTGGGATAGATGTCGAGGCGGTGGAGGGCCGGCTGTCGCTGGAATCGGATATAGGCAGCGTTCAGGTCCGCTCCACGCGCGGGGATTTGTACACACGGCTGTCCATCGGCCAGATCAGCCTCAAGGACATCAACGGGTCGGTGGACGCCAAGTCCGACCTGGGCCAGGTGGAGGCCGAACTGATCCGCCTGGAACGCAGCGACCGGGTCTGCCTCGAATCCGGAATGGGCGAGGTGCGGCTTTCGCTGCCCGAGCATTCCGGTGTGGACCTGCGTGCGGAAAGCGGCATGGGCGAGGTGACACTGGATTTCGGGGACAGTTTCAAGGGTGAGAACGACTGGAACAGCCTGCACGGCAAGCTCAACGCCGGCGGGGCGGAGGTAACCCTTAAAACCGGGATGGGGGCAATAATAATAGCAAAAACCAAGCTCTGA
- a CDS encoding ABC transporter permease, with protein MFSYYLRLIGQFYQDMRHQKLRTFLTVFGITWGTIAVILLLAFGVGIEAYSNRAMHGLGTNIVIAGGSATTKSYKGLNKGRNIRIRQEDARYLLQNIPQMEAISPEAERWGVRANYGREARQIHVRAVYPEYGDLRNVFPEAGGRFINQLDYDFRRRVIFLGDELRDQLFGKGSNPVGKTVMLNGSTFTVVGVMKHKIQNNMYSGPDADSGFIPYSTYAAMYDALQCDQLLFRAKNPAWTDHMIDEVYRLMARKYSFDPTDRHALWVWNTAEGDKFVYYFFLGFKIFLGAGGFLTLLVGGIGVANIMYIVVRERRREIGVKMALGASPRMILMQFMIETFLIVGLGGAMGFGFSWGVVRLFTTPVLAFTNKYIGIPTIDPVVAAITITVIGLIGFASGFAPARRAARMNPVQALEF; from the coding sequence ATGTTTTCCTACTACCTGAGACTGATCGGACAGTTCTACCAGGACATGCGGCACCAGAAACTGCGCACGTTCCTGACCGTTTTTGGCATCACCTGGGGCACGATCGCGGTGATTTTGCTGCTGGCGTTCGGCGTGGGGATTGAGGCCTACTCGAACCGGGCCATGCACGGACTGGGCACCAATATCGTGATCGCCGGCGGAAGCGCCACCACCAAGAGCTACAAGGGCCTGAACAAGGGGCGCAATATCAGAATCCGCCAGGAGGACGCCCGTTACCTGTTGCAGAATATCCCGCAGATGGAGGCGATCAGCCCGGAGGCGGAGCGCTGGGGTGTGCGGGCCAACTACGGCCGCGAGGCGCGCCAGATTCACGTGCGCGCTGTCTACCCCGAGTACGGCGACCTGCGCAACGTGTTCCCCGAGGCGGGCGGACGCTTTATCAACCAGTTGGACTACGATTTCAGGCGCCGGGTGATATTCCTGGGCGATGAGCTGCGGGACCAGCTTTTCGGCAAAGGCTCCAACCCGGTCGGAAAGACCGTGATGCTCAACGGTTCGACGTTCACAGTAGTCGGAGTGATGAAACACAAGATTCAGAACAACATGTACTCCGGGCCGGACGCGGACAGCGGGTTCATCCCCTATTCCACCTATGCCGCGATGTACGACGCTCTTCAGTGCGACCAACTGCTGTTCCGGGCCAAGAACCCGGCCTGGACCGACCACATGATCGACGAGGTCTACCGCCTGATGGCCCGCAAGTACTCGTTCGACCCCACGGACCGTCATGCCCTCTGGGTCTGGAACACGGCCGAGGGTGACAAATTTGTCTACTACTTCTTCCTCGGGTTCAAGATTTTCCTGGGCGCGGGCGGGTTCCTCACCCTGCTGGTGGGCGGGATCGGCGTGGCCAACATCATGTACATCGTGGTGCGCGAGCGGCGGCGCGAGATCGGGGTCAAGATGGCCCTGGGCGCCTCGCCCCGGATGATCCTGATGCAGTTCATGATCGAGACTTTCCTGATCGTGGGCCTGGGCGGAGCGATGGGTTTCGGGTTCTCCTGGGGCGTGGTGCGCCTTTTCACCACCCCGGTGCTGGCTTTCACCAACAAGTATATCGGCATCCCCACAATCGATCCCGTGGTGGCGGCCATTACCATAACCGTGATCGGATTGATCGGCTTTGCCTCCGGGTTCGCACCAGCCCGCCGGGCGGCCCGGATGAACCCGGTCCAGGCCTTGGAGTTCTGA
- a CDS encoding HD domain-containing protein yields MLLIGLVNSQDESWLQTNLPDRSGLRLFLHVKAFTYAFYSLIRTDGRQPVLLCSDSLFSELLGSLPTHGLRRDVLLGRVIVLHSSQADPALEREIESSRMVHGRLESPFDLKQLESLLAGLDDELPVKAVAEPSNASTGTPEASGQVELHRILKDIRRHQDKSGDNQEMFRCLARHARALCHAETGMMLSPALGSLFLSESGQKDSLLCLAKGLIENSTLPFNHIIANRSTFLQEPYRLAQLSDFVPGAPQMQSFAAVPLIENGRAVAVLAVANSVSGAFGKAGINNLNLLADIGAMALGNIQSRQQLDNAKLDLSQAYEDLNLTYQDLQNHVVIVDQLQSLGRRIHAAIDIRVILRELVEGAHHLLGCEFCLIAFRENPEQHYNFYTNNEICQFFLEMDGSCPINNLPFFKDPTALGDSYLDNSPPEELVRPMRPYHVEMSNILAVPLTQDNQVLGFLAGFNKREGGFSSTDRFLIRALAGTAITAIMNSSLVRSIKGLFQHSVKSLANAIEARDIYTAGHTDRVSAYVQELAHQLGWDSQALEQAYIGTLLHDIGKIGIPDSILSKPDRLTDEEFDKMRQHVLIGVRIIKDIPQLEPASDFIRHHHERYDGRGYPDKLTGEDIPLAGRLVAVADSFDAMTSDRPYRKGMNLEQAIQELKRNSGTQFDPRVVELFLYLLESGALDKHFRSAKSDSEPILQPESNLLLINKVTHKLGSKAE; encoded by the coding sequence ATGTTGCTGATCGGACTTGTAAACAGCCAGGATGAATCGTGGCTGCAAACCAACCTCCCAGACCGGAGCGGTCTGCGGCTTTTCTTGCATGTAAAAGCCTTTACCTACGCTTTCTATTCCCTTATCCGCACCGATGGCCGCCAGCCTGTCCTTCTGTGCTCGGACTCTCTTTTCAGTGAGCTGCTGGGCAGCCTGCCCACCCACGGCCTGCGCCGGGATGTGCTTCTGGGCCGGGTGATAGTGCTGCACTCGAGCCAGGCCGATCCCGCCCTTGAGCGAGAGATCGAATCGAGCCGCATGGTGCACGGGCGCCTGGAAAGTCCCTTTGACCTGAAACAGCTGGAGTCCCTGCTGGCCGGACTGGACGACGAACTCCCGGTCAAGGCCGTCGCCGAACCGTCCAACGCATCCACCGGGACGCCGGAGGCGAGCGGTCAGGTCGAGTTGCACCGTATCCTCAAAGACATCCGCCGGCATCAGGATAAATCCGGCGACAACCAGGAAATGTTCCGTTGCCTCGCCCGGCACGCGCGCGCGCTCTGCCATGCCGAGACAGGCATGATGCTATCTCCCGCCCTGGGAAGCCTCTTCCTGTCGGAAAGCGGGCAGAAAGACAGCCTTCTCTGCCTGGCCAAGGGATTGATCGAAAACAGCACGCTGCCCTTCAATCACATCATTGCCAACCGTTCCACTTTCCTGCAGGAACCTTATCGCCTGGCCCAGCTCTCGGATTTTGTCCCGGGAGCGCCCCAGATGCAATCCTTCGCCGCGGTCCCGCTGATCGAGAACGGCCGGGCCGTGGCCGTGTTGGCCGTGGCCAACAGCGTGAGCGGTGCTTTTGGCAAGGCCGGGATCAACAACCTGAACCTTCTGGCCGATATCGGAGCCATGGCCCTGGGCAACATCCAGTCCCGTCAGCAGCTCGACAACGCCAAGCTGGACCTGAGCCAGGCCTACGAGGACCTGAACCTGACCTACCAGGACCTGCAGAACCACGTGGTCATCGTGGACCAGCTCCAAAGCCTCGGGCGGCGTATACACGCCGCGATAGACATCCGGGTGATCCTGCGCGAGCTGGTCGAGGGCGCCCACCACCTGCTGGGCTGCGAATTCTGCCTGATCGCTTTCCGGGAAAATCCGGAACAGCATTACAATTTCTACACCAACAACGAGATCTGCCAGTTCTTCCTCGAGATGGACGGGTCGTGCCCGATCAACAACCTGCCGTTCTTCAAGGACCCCACGGCGCTGGGTGATTCCTACCTGGACAACTCACCTCCGGAGGAACTGGTCCGGCCCATGCGGCCCTACCACGTGGAGATGTCCAACATCCTGGCCGTCCCGCTGACCCAGGACAACCAGGTGTTAGGTTTCCTGGCCGGTTTCAACAAGCGGGAGGGCGGGTTCAGCTCCACCGACCGTTTCCTTATCCGCGCCCTGGCCGGCACAGCGATCACCGCGATCATGAACTCATCGCTGGTGCGCAGCATCAAGGGGCTTTTCCAGCACAGCGTAAAATCCCTGGCCAACGCAATCGAAGCGCGCGATATCTACACCGCCGGCCACACAGACAGGGTTTCGGCCTACGTGCAGGAACTGGCCCATCAACTGGGCTGGGACAGCCAGGCCCTCGAACAGGCCTATATCGGCACGCTGCTGCACGACATCGGTAAAATCGGCATCCCGGATTCGATCCTGAGCAAGCCGGACCGCCTGACCGATGAGGAATTCGACAAGATGCGCCAGCATGTTCTGATCGGGGTGAGGATAATCAAGGATATCCCGCAGCTCGAACCGGCGAGCGATTTTATCCGGCACCATCACGAGCGGTACGACGGGCGCGGGTACCCCGACAAACTCACCGGAGAGGATATCCCCCTGGCCGGACGGCTGGTGGCAGTGGCGGACAGTTTCGACGCCATGACCAGCGACCGTCCCTACCGCAAGGGCATGAACCTGGAACAGGCGATCCAGGAACTCAAGCGCAATTCCGGCACCCAGTTCGACCCGCGCGTGGTGGAGCTGTTCCTCTACCTGCTGGAGAGCGGGGCCCTGGACAAGCATTTCCGCAGTGCCAAAAGCGACTCGGAACCTATCCTGCAGCCCGAGAGCAACCTGCTCCTGATCAACAAGGTCACTCACAAGCTCGGTTCCAAAGCCGAATAG
- a CDS encoding M14 family metallopeptidase — protein sequence MRPGSYIKTFEGLLAALFLFLAAARPAAAQEPFRWSLLRVSPADSAALVALHAAGIEVLSVEGDAARVLAGPRESTWLVEQGFSVRVEVEDYGRYLASRRQESAPTRLAGAEGFAVGSMGGFFSPEEIAAFVDSLVRIDTHGIISPRFEFGRSSEDRPLWAVRVSADASGEDPDKPQVLYNSLIHPREGVTAMCLLYYLGWLVGNYGVVDSVTALVDSRELYFIPVLNPDGYERNWQSYTGGHGFGLWRKNARDNDGNGKVESWEGVDLNRNFSLGWGYDDIGSSPAGWQDSYRGPESFSEPETRAFRDFVNAHAFSCAVNFHSYSSVLINPWGYVDARTPDSLLYARLGRELTAENRYVYGTAVGTLGYRVNGELTDWEY from the coding sequence GTGAGACCGGGCTCTTACATAAAAACATTTGAAGGGCTGCTTGCGGCCCTTTTTCTTTTTCTGGCCGCCGCCCGGCCGGCGGCCGCGCAGGAGCCGTTCCGCTGGAGCCTGCTGCGGGTCTCCCCGGCGGACAGTGCCGCGTTGGTTGCCCTGCATGCGGCCGGGATCGAGGTGCTGTCGGTTGAGGGTGACGCCGCCCGGGTGCTGGCTGGTCCGCGCGAGAGCACCTGGCTGGTGGAACAGGGCTTTTCGGTCCGGGTGGAGGTGGAGGATTACGGCCGCTATCTGGCGAGCCGCCGCCAGGAGAGCGCGCCGACACGCCTGGCCGGGGCAGAGGGCTTTGCAGTGGGCTCCATGGGTGGGTTTTTCAGCCCGGAGGAGATCGCCGCCTTTGTCGACTCGTTGGTCCGTATCGATACACACGGGATCATCTCGCCCCGCTTCGAGTTCGGCCGCAGCAGCGAGGACCGTCCGCTCTGGGCCGTGCGGGTCTCGGCGGACGCCTCCGGGGAGGACCCGGACAAGCCTCAGGTGCTGTACAACTCGCTGATCCACCCCCGCGAGGGCGTGACAGCGATGTGCCTGCTGTATTACTTAGGCTGGCTGGTCGGGAATTACGGGGTGGTGGATTCGGTCACCGCCCTGGTGGACAGCCGCGAGCTGTATTTCATCCCAGTGCTCAACCCGGACGGCTACGAGCGCAACTGGCAGTCCTACACCGGGGGCCACGGGTTCGGGCTGTGGCGCAAGAACGCGCGGGACAACGACGGCAACGGCAAGGTGGAGAGCTGGGAGGGGGTGGACCTGAACCGCAATTTCAGCCTGGGCTGGGGTTACGATGACATCGGCTCCAGCCCGGCGGGCTGGCAGGACAGCTACCGCGGCCCGGAGTCTTTCAGCGAGCCCGAGACCCGGGCTTTCCGTGATTTCGTGAACGCGCACGCTTTCTCCTGCGCCGTGAATTTCCACTCCTACAGCTCGGTGCTGATCAATCCCTGGGGTTACGTGGACGCCCGGACCCCGGACTCGCTGCTCTACGCCCGCCTGGGACGCGAGCTGACCGCCGAGAACCGGTATGTCTATGGCACGGCTGTCGGCACTCTGGGCTACCGGGTCAACGGCGAGCTGACCGACTGGGAGTAC